One region of Theileria equi strain WA chromosome 4 map unlocalized gcontig_1105316255039, whole genome shotgun sequence genomic DNA includes:
- a CDS encoding conserved hypothetical protein (encoded by transcript BEWA_051530A): MGNPEDSLSIKGTPLSGRVWKKNSKPVRLLTAKSKQSADDKVRAKWEKAKRLKEEMKEISKDSRELIEKNKEIRKKRIEQIKLKKQKRFENEIKSAGNNAVVVKSAKVMKMTKKAKKKLTKVTPEVISSILRGRRR; the protein is encoded by the exons atgGGCAATCCAGAAGACTCTTTATCTATTAAAGGAACTCCTCTTTCAGGCAGAGTATGGAAGAAAAATAGTAAACCTGTGAGACTTTTGACAGCCAAGAGCAAACAGAGCGCTGATGATAAAGTCAGAGCAAAATGGGAAAAAGCCAAGAGACTAAAAGAGGAAATGAAGGAAATATCCAAGGATTCCAGGGAACTCATCGAAAAGAACAAGGAAAttaggaagaaaaggatagAGCAGATCAAGTTAAAGAAGCAAAAGAGGTTTGAAAATGAGATTAAATCCGCAGGAAACAATGCAGTTGTAGTAAAATCAG CGAAAGTTATGAAGATGACCAAGAAGGCCAAAAAGAAGCTCACAAAGGTCACACCTGAAGTTATTAGCAGTATCCTGAGAGGACGAAGAAGATAA
- a CDS encoding conserved hypothetical protein (encoded by transcript BEWA_051500A): MIPNMDHSLLSKLRLTREESDFFTRLFVECDNRGCGMISGDVACNLFRKSGLPDDILYNIWEFGDPNNSGELDYLGFCICCRLIAFAQSHGPSVITQNLGGKLYLTPPNVLPSFNEEYVFSAQSEVYIIRSEDVERYTYQFSCLDMNMDGYIEGDDARDFYLSQGDLDQDHLMHLWSLADIDRDGRLTVKEFCIMQQLVRALRETHCSPPSKLPKDLESFAKNAPIPVSSALVPDGNIPLNRSISPNALPSNRNATPEILTVKDSESAKGVKSEAQILSEIPKDFTGRPPSELLRIAELCIKGLKEACDDEREFATKSNTEVADMQNRLKTEAKALELVSSEYRTLHGDSTAVVKKRALMEQKLKVIQEQAADMRKAVEDLKIQNIALSAAFERNNEDLSSLQNSRQMYLKQLDEDNAILKIEERELNELVNTLQALKREKDVLTQKGNALRECLMQSENATKTMLRSLEHEQAKIAEARSHRIGILEEKLRVTGEIAKYNNASVCSEDIAVKSSSSIVHSAARGDLDSKGIRVSNLSLKVGDEFPV; encoded by the coding sequence ATGATTCCTAATATGGATCACTCCTTACTCTCTAAACTCCGGCTGACACGCGAAGAAAGCGACTTTTTTACAAGGTTGTTTGTGGAATGCGATAATAGAGGTTGTGGTATGATAAGTGGAGATGTCGCCTGCAACTTATTTAGAAAATCTGGACTTCCGGATGACATATTGTACAATATTTGGGAATTCGGAGATCCAAATAATTCTGGAGAATTGGACTACCTGGGATTCTGTATCTGCTGCCGTCTTATTGCGTTCGCTCAGTCACACGGTCCATCGGTGATAACCCAAAACCTCGGCGGCAAGCTGTATCTAACCCCTCCAAATGTACTTCCTTCCTTTAATGAGGAGTATGTGTTTTCCGCACAATCTGAAGTTTATATTATAAGGAGTGAGGATGTAGAGCGTTACACATATCAATTTTCGTGCTTGGATATgaatatggatggatataTTGAAGGGGATGATGCCAGAGACTTTTATTTATCACAAGGCGATTTGGACCAGGATCACTTGATGCATTTGTGGTCTCTTGCAGATATAGATAGAGATGGAAGACTCACGGTTAAAGAATTTTGTATCATGCAACAACTTGTGCGTGCTTTACGTGAGACTCACTGTTCCCCGCCCAGCAAACTTCCAAAGGATCTTGAATCATTTGCTAAAAATGCACCGATTCCAGTATCTAGTGCATTAGTTCCAGATGGTAATATACCCTTAAATAGGAGTATATCTCCAAATGCTCTTCCTAGTAACAGGAATGCAACTCCGGAAATCCTTACCGTAAAGGATTCCGAGTCTGCAAAAGGGGTGAAAAGTGAAGCTCAGATTTTGTCAGAAATACCAAAAGACTTTACTGGAAGGCCGCCATCAGAGCTGTTAAGAATTGCCGAACTTTGTATAAAGGGACTTAAAGAAGCTTGTGATGATGAACGTGAGTTTGCGACCAAGAGCAACACTGAGGTTGCAGACATGCAGAATAGATTAAAAACAGAGGCAAAGGCTTTGGAGCTAGTTTCTAGTGAATATAGAACGTTACATGGTGATTCAACAGCCGTTGTGAAGAAGAGAGCCCTCATGGAACAGAAATTGAAAGTTATACAAGAACAAGCCGCAGATATGAGAAAAGCGGTAGAGGATCTCAagatacaaaatattgCCTTGAGCGCAGCATTTGAACGTAATAATGAAGATCTCAGCTCTCTTCAAAATTCTAGGCAAATGTATTTGAAGCAACTAGATGAAGACAACGCTATTCTCAAAATTGAGGAACGCGAACTTAATGAACTTGTAAATACACTTCAAGCACTAAAGAGAGAAAAGGATGTCCTCACCCAAAAGGGCAACGCCCTAAGAGAATGTTTAATGCAGTCTGAAAATGCTACCAAAACAATGTTAAGATCACTGGAGCATGAGCAAGCGAAAATTGCAGAAGCCCGCTCCCACAGAATTGGTATCTTGGAGGAAAAGCTTCGTGTAACTGGTGAAATTGCCAAATATAATAATGCTTCAGTTTGTTCTGAAGACATTGCTGTCAAGAGTTCCAGCAGCATTGTTCACTCAGCTGCCAGGGGCGATTTAGATTCAAAGGGTATACGCGTTTCCAATCTTTCTCTAAAGGTTGGCGATGAGTTCCCTGTGTAA
- a CDS encoding conserved hypothetical protein (encoded by transcript BEWA_051480A) gives MSYSSGLLKHPCAINNGFMRGIRYFGNTGPEYKGKIILCDKPKYSLCRKSVEIADYEDKFCILLDGKLLSTPFGNDIVTHSRELANHIKLEWEAQIDKLTRFGTVPLTLLLSRTLDFSDYSKGTHIVDLLDSLQTDTLLFYERCEPIDLPDLGSLSEDVLSQIRPLDLKVLQSSIINRLLDLFATHFRLEPIVISDTISKCPVQSDATLKVLHNTLYSLENPHIITVLHLQKCLKSLILPLMLIHKMVTPTDALRASRLEETLEAANWGVNDEFKATEDLIMKEIHTCLLFLTYMH, from the coding sequence ATGTCTTATTCCTCGGGACTTTTAAAACACCCCTGTGCTATAAACAATGGATTTATGCGCGGAATAAGGTATTTTGGAAATACAGGGCCTGAATATAAGGGAAAGATAATATTGTGTGATAAGCCAAAGTATAGCTTATGCCGCAAATCGGTTGAAATCGCAGATTATGAggacaaattttgcatattGTTGGACGGGAAGCTACTTTCAACTCCTTTTGGTAACGATATAGTCACACATTCGAGAGAATTGGCAAATCACATAAAGCTTGAATGGGAAGCACAAATAGATAAACTGACACGTTTTGGAACAGTACCGCTAACATTATTACTTTCACGAACCCTTGATTTCTCTGATTATTCAAAGGGTACGCATATCGTAGATTTGCTTGATTCCCTACAAACTGATACACTGTTGTTCTATGAACGGTGTGAACCAATAGACCTTCCAGACTTAGGCAGTCTCTCTGAAGATGTTTTATCTCAGATACGACCATTGGATCTGAAAGTTTTGCAGTCAAGTATTATAAATCGCCTTTTGGACTTGTTCGCAACTCATTTTCGACTAGAGCCTATTGTTATTTCTGATACCATTTCAAAGTGTCCTGTTCAATCTGATGCCACTCTGAAGGTACTGCATAATACCTTGTATTCCCTTGAAAATCCACATATAATAACGGTATTACACCTACAAAAATGTCTAAAATCATTGATACTACCACTCATGTTAATTCACAAAATGGTTACACCCACAGATGCACTCAGGGCCAGTCGACTGGAAGAGACACTAGAAGCCGCAAATTGGGGTGTAAATGATGAGTTCAAAGCTACAGAGGATTTAATAATGAAAGAAATTCACACATGTCTATTATTCTTAACTTATATGCACTAA
- a CDS encoding conserved hypothetical protein (encoded by transcript BEWA_051510A): MTKNTKDKKNLKKTKKGIEKKSSKSNELKPVGPVDGDSTKCIMEAVDVSTKGVRSKIIFSNFSGTQEEFRGLIDNHKSQLGKYRKCFLKNDGKGVLIAKHDIAMSYMSYFNGYEFKGAQLKVSISKGRQKADVYKSLRVSGIPDKYTESDVRTGIDRRLNLSYKSLEKKDGIWNVEFWNIPDCIKANSILNGAKIPFTHDKKEKLIKVKCEITHFGDKSKHSGRVFVRNLPFDATQAELEKFFVSVDPKAKIHIPKGSKKGFAFVQFSSLASSQKVIDKLNGTMFNNRRIQLTLSLPRDIYSTKPKNSADEDKTLSAQEPSDAEVNDDGEEEEGEEEEKVEYIDEDSDSSQEDDEGEDDSDPKLRTIFVRNLSYEATEEELQEYFSKYGSIESCKICKDDKGANRGTAFILFSSKKDADEVLNMEELALERDNEFSVETKDKKVKHKLVAGLGFSLRGRRLRLSLAVSRDEASLIVKNRKEDKENKANEKKNKHLLMMGVLDEHSGEFKQLNDKEQKLHRSCLKEKLEKMKNPNMFINPKRLCIRNLPPTVTANELRTAIASHFKKTKSEDEDIEKAKKHPNRGILKITLLSDESRKVKVGDMKMKRRKPFAFVEFINHELAMEALKFLANNSTLFKRLILAEFAIEDSRAIYIQNKRKEQYMKKLNKTEQASSKRKNRTYSRGQRQRMKRRKLKQESTT; this comes from the coding sequence ATGACTAAGAACACCAAGGACAAAAAAAATCTAAAGAAGACAAAAAAGGGTATTGAAAAAAAATCCTCAAAGAGCAATGAACTCAAGCCTGTTGGCCCTGTAGATGGTGATTCCACCAAGTGCATTATGGAGGCCGTTGACGTTTCTACAAAAGGCGTCCGCTCCAAAATCATTTTTAGCAACTTTTCTGGCACACAGGAGGAATTTAGAGGACTGATTGATAACCACAAATCGCAGCTGGGTAAATATAGAAAGTGTTTTCttaaaaatgatggaaaaggtgTTTTAATAGCAAAACATGATATTGCAATGAGCTATATGTCATACTTCAATGGATACGAATTTAAAGGTGCCCAATTAAAGGTATCCATAAGTAAAGGTAGACAAAAGGCTGACGTTTACAAATCTCTCCGTGTATCTGGGATTCCAGATAAATATACAGAATCAGATGTTCGTACCGGAATTGACAGAAGATTGAACCTGAGTTATAAGTCTCTGGAAAAGAAGGACGGTATTTGGAATGTAGAATTTTGGAACATACCAGACTGTATAAAGGCAAATTCAATTTTAAATGGTGCTAAAATACCTTTTACACACGATAAAAAAGAGAAACTCATCAAGGTAAAGTGCGAAATTACCCACTTTGGAGATAAATCAAAACATTCCGGTAGGGTATTTGTCCGTAATTTGCCGTTTGATGCAACGCAAGCTGAACTTGAAAAATTCTTTGTTTCCGTGGATCCAAAAGCCAAGATACACATTCCCAAAGGATCAAAGAAGGGATTCGCATTTGTCCAATTTTCTAGTTTGGCCTCTTCACAAAAAGTAATCGATAAGTTAAACGGTACTATGTTTAATAATAGGCGAATACAGCTAACACTCTCACTTCCTAGGGATATTTATTCCACCAAGCCAAAAAATTCTGcagatgaagataaaacTTTATCTGCACAAGAACCCAGTGATGCAGAGGTAAATGACGAtggagaagaagaggagggggaggaagaagaaaaggtagaATATATAGACGAGGATTCGGATTCTAGCCAGGAGGATGATGAAGGAGAAGACGATTCTGATCCTAAGCTACGCACTATATTCGTCAGAAATTTAAGCTACGAAGCTACAGAGGAGGAATTGCAAGAGTATTTTTCGAAATATGGATCCATAGAATCTTGCAAAATATGTAAAGATGACAAGGGAGCAAATCGTGGCACTGCATTCATACTATTTTCTAGCAAAAAGGACGCTGATGAAGTATTGAACATGGAGGAACTCGCCCTTGAACGTGATAACGAATTTTCTGTAGAAACAAAAGACAAGAAAGTAAAACATAAGTTGGTAGCTGGGCTTGGATTTTCTCTACGTGGAAGAAGACTAAGGTTGTCTCTTGCAGTCAGTAGGGATGAGGCATCTTTAATTGTAAAAAATCGCAAGGAAGACAAGGAAAATAAGGCAAATGAAAAAAAGAACAAGCACTTATTGATGATGGGCGTTTTAGATGAACATTCTGGAGAATTTAAGCAATTGAATGATAAGGAACAAAAGCTGCACCGTTCGTGTTTGAAGGAAAAGCTTGAAAAAATGAAGAATCCTAATATGTTTATCAACCCTAAAAGACTTTGTATACGTAATCTACCTCCAACTGTCACCGCAAACGAGTTGAGAACTGCTATTGCATCACACTTtaaaaaaacaaaaagCGAAGACGAAGATAttgaaaaggcaaaaaaACATCCAAATAGGGGTATTCTAAAGATAACCTTGTTATCTGATGAATCTCGAAAGGTTAAGGTTGGAGACATGAAAATGAAACGCAGGAAACCATTTGCCTTTGTGGAGTTCATAAATCATGAACTTGCAATGGAGGCATTGAAATTTTTGGCCAACAACTCTACCCTTTTCAAGAGGTTGATACTTGCAGAGTTTGCAATTGAAGATAGTAGAGCGATATACATACAGAACAAGAGGAAGGAACAATATATGAAGAAACTCAATAAAACTGAACAAGCATCTTCTAAGAGAAAAAACAGAACCTACAGCCGAGGTCAGCGACAGCGTATGAAACGCAGAAAACTCAAACAAGAATCTACAACATAA
- a CDS encoding chaperonin-60kD, ch60, putative (encoded by transcript BEWA_051470A) has translation MSVNILNSRADSLQAIAALATNIHAAKSLFDILKTNLGPKGTCKMLVNGAGNIKITKDGSVLLSEMMIQHPTAMVLCRAAAAMDEVTGDGTTSNVLFSTSLMKNSEEYILYQNVHPKFICDGFDLALKKVLDSIPEMAIPVTLDDSGKELDWEILGSVAKTSVCTKLPGNLALSIAKEVVDAVKLIYRPDQALDLFMVEILHMKHRFASETRLVRGMVFDHGSRHPDMPKKLKNSYILTLNCSLEYEKSEVHAGFFYSSAEQRQKLVNSERNFTDEKVRKIIELKHKVCTPENGYTFSVFNQKGIDPPALDMLAKEGIIALRRVKRRNMERITLCCGGTPCNSVEDLSIDDLGFAEEVYEQILGEEKFTFIEGVKNPTSCTILIKGSSDYSINQIKDAIRDCLRAVKNGIDDKKVLPGAGSTEIALYNILMKYSNEVKGKAKYGVSVFAESLLMIPKTLTDNAGLDGKEVILELLDLQNESQRQIGVDLETGKYLIPAAEGIWDNYSVKLQTITIATTVAQQMLLVDEVIKAGRSMHKS, from the exons ATGTCTgtaaacattttaaacaGCCGTGCGGATAGCCTACAGGCTATAGCGGCTCTTGCGACCAACATACACGCCGCCAAGAGCTTGTTCGATATACTTAAAACAAATTTAGGACCCAAAGGCACCTGCAAAATGTTGGTAAATGGTGCAGGTAATATAAAAATTACAAAGGACGGTAGCGTCCTATTGAGTGAAATGATGATACAACATCCTACAGCAATGGTATTGTGTAGAGCTGCCGCTGCCATGGACGAAGTTACAGGCGATGGAACCACTTCCAATGTGTTATTTTCCACAAGTTTGATGAAAAACAgtgaagaatatattctGTATCAGAATGTCCACCCAAAGTTTATCTGTGACGGCTTTGATTTGGCCCTAAAGAAGGTGTTAGATTCGATTCCTGAGATGGCCATACCAGTAACTTTGGATGACTCAGGCAAAGAACTTGATTGGGAAATCCTTGGTAGTGTTGCAAAAACCTCTGTTTGTACTAAACTTCCCGGAAACTTAGCTCTTTCAATTGCAAAAGAAGTTGTAGATGCAGTAAAACTAATTTATAGACCAGATCAAGCCCTTGACTTGTTCATGGTTGAAATATTGCATATGAAACATAGATTTGCATCCGAAACACGGTTGGTGCGTGGTATGGTTTTTGATCACGGATCCAGACATCCAGATATGCCCAAGAAGCTTAAGAACTCGTATATATTGACGCTCAACTGCTCACTTGAATATGAAAAGAGTGAAGTTCATGCTGGATTCTTTTATTCTAGTGCTGAGCAGAGGCAAAAATTGGTGAACTCAGAGCGTAATTTCACAGATGAAAAAGTTAGGAAAATCATTGAACTCAAACACAAAGTATGTACACCAGAAAATGGCTATACATTCTCAGTTTTCAATCAAAAAGGTATAGATCCTCCAGCTCTAGATATGCTTGCCAAGGAAGGAATTATTGCTCTTAGAAGAGTTAAAAGGAGAAATATGGAACGTATTACTCTATGTTGCGGTGGAACACCGTGTAACAGTGTAGAAGATCTATCCATAGACGACTTGGGTTTTGCGGAAGAAGTCTATGAACAAATTTTGGGTGAGGAAAAATTCACATTCATAGAGGGAGTAAAGAATCCTACGAGTTGTACAATACTAATTAAAGGATCTAGTGATTATTCTATAAACCAGATCAAAGATGCTATCAGAGATTGTTTGAGAGCCGTGAAAAATGGAATCGACGATAAAAAGGTACTTCCTGGAGCTGGATCAACAGAAATCGCACTCTACAACATTCTCATG AAATATTCAAATGAAGTCAAAGGCAAAGCAAAGTATGGAGTTTCTGTCTTTGCTGAAAGCTTGCTGATGATCCCTAAAACTTTGACGGATAATGCCGGTTTGGATGGTAAAGAGGTCATTTTAGAGCTTTTGGACTTGCAAAATGAAAGTCAGAGACAGATTGGTGTAGATTTGGAGACCGGAAAGTATCTCATTCCTGCAGCTGAAGGAATTTGGGATAACTATAGTGTTAAATTGCAAACGATTACAATTGCAACTACTGTAGCGCAGCAGATGTTACTCGTAGACGAAGTTATAAAGGCTGGAAGATCGATGCATAAGAGCTAA
- a CDS encoding glucosamine-fructose-6-phosphate aminotransferase, putative (encoded by transcript BEWA_051490A) codes for MYLAEKGFFTFNNGTNFYNWLNPKDKHLVDSSRCRNTDGKSGIDYLSSLFHRFKSIFPIRYAECCGIVGYLGPEETKDVLLHGIKSMKHRGYDSCGICTLDKGVLNVTKCTSVGTPADCFEILKSRVKDSHSNSNLGIGHTRWATVGIPSDSNAHPHFDFKKRLSLVHNGTVSNTIQIFEEHYKPSIEKGEIPAFELPDSDSASIALFIGLEYDRCNDVMLAFKRTVSRLKGTWALCMISISHPNSLFVACSEAPLLFARSTKDDGIYIASEVTVFSHDATECIALEDGDIFELNRKVVDELYRTSPLIELSVEKISETPAPFDHWFLKEAMEQPYVARLVLSSICEGTGVLGEISERAKGNYCLLDRNPDEIEKECSILSSLDPSLLQFTIPSLDKFAISKLVESKRLFFVACGSSKYAAAYAATILQKGFGFESIEVDDSSDLTLYRYWNPENVVIHISNSGETLDCILAANFIKSINPNCFNISLVNILHSSLERSCESSLYLRIGRENSVPSTKAFSAQVVLLLLVGAYVLSQKDVSVQGSIKEDEGFYTSNASLVSDIYGSLLKFGSCISDLLSKNDIYVQVAKKLRDTSRMYIIGKGCGYIIAQEGALKFKEVSYIQAEAVLCGAMKHGVLAMISPTEMTPAICIITKEDAELSMNCARQLKSRGSYIICLTDVPDMVQHFADMVVPVPSCGLLTSALCIIPIQLIAYHITLLCGRNPDIPRGLSKAVTVL; via the coding sequence ATGTACTTGGCTGAAAAGGGCTTCTTTACCTTTAACAACGGTACTAACTTTTACAATTGGCTAAATCCTAAAGATAAACATCTCGTTGATTCATCAAGATGCCGCAATACCGATGGAAAGTCTGGAATTGACTATCTATCTTCGTTGTTCCATCGCTTTAAGTCTATATTTCCCATCCGTTACGCAGAATGCTGTGGCATAGTAGGCTACCTTGGTCCAGAGGAAACCAAGGATGTTCTATTACATGGTATAAAGTCGATGAAACACAGGGGCTACGATTCATGTGGAATATGTACTCTGGATAAGGGAGTTTTGAATGTTACAAAGTGTACAAGTGTAGGTACTCCCGCCGATTGCTTCGAAATTTTAAAGTCACGCGTGAAGGATTCCCATTCAAACTCCAACTTGGGTATAGGCCATACCAGATGGGCTACAGTAGGTATACCATCGGATTCTAATGCACATCCTCATTTCGATTTTAAGAAACGTCTCTCTCTGGTGCATAACGGAACAGTTTCAAACACtatacaaatttttgaaGAGCATTATAAACCATCAATAGAAAAGGGTGAAATTCCTGCATTTGAGTTGCCTGACTCCGACTCCGCGTCGATTGCTTTATTCATTGGTTTGGAATATGATAGATGTAATGATGTAATGTTAGCATTTAAGCGCACTGTTTCCAGACTTAAGGGTACGTGGGCTCTTTGCATGATTTCAATTTCACATCCGAATTCTCTCTTTGTTGCATGTTCAGAAGCCCCTCTATTATTTGCAAGATCTActaaagatgatggaatATACATTGCTAGTGAAGTTACTGTGTTTTCACATGACGCAACTGAATGTATAGCTCTTGAGGATGGAGATATATTCGAACTAAATAGGAAGGTTGTAGATGAATTATATAGAACAAGTCCTCTTATTGAGCTGTCTGTGGAGAAGATTAGTGAAACTCCCGCACCATTTGATCATTGGTTTCTTAAAGAGGCAATGGAGCAACCATATGTCGCCAGGCTAGTGCTATCCTCCATATGCGAGGGGACAGGTGTCCTTGGAGAAATTAGTGAAAGGGCAAAGGGCAATTATTGCTTACTTGACAGAAACCCtgatgaaattgaaaaGGAATGCTCCATACTCTCTTCACTGGACCCATCACTTTTACAATTTACCATACCAAGCCTCGATAAGTTTGCAATATCTAAACTTGTAGAGTCTAAGAGACTGTTTTTCGTTGCTTGTGGAAGTTCAAAATATGCAGCGGCATATGCTGCAACAATATTGCAGAAGGGATTCGGATTTGAATCTATAGAAGTCGACGATTCATCTGATTTAACCCTGTATAGATACTGGAATCCAGAAAATGTAGTAATTCACATATCTAATAGTGGTGAAACGTTAGATTGCATTCTTGCAGCTAATTTTATAAAGTCTATTAACCCAAATTGTTTTAATATTTCCTTGGTGAACATACTTCACTCTTCTCTTGAGCGTTCTTGTGAATCTTCTCTCTATCTTCGTATTGGTAGAGAAAATTCTGTGCCATCCACAAAGGCATTTAGTGCACAAGTTGTTTTACTACTACTTGTGGGTGCATATGTCCTCTCACAAAAGGATGTTTCGGTTCAAGGGAGTATAAAGGAAGACGAAGGTTTCTATACCTCAAACGCCTCATTGGTATCAGATATATACGGTTCACTTTTGAAATTCGGATCGTGTATTTCCGATTTGCTttctaaaaatgatatttaCGTGCAAGTCGCCAAAAAATTGAGAGATACTAGTAGAATGTACATAATTGGTAAGGGTTGTGGCTATATTATTGCTCAGGAGGGGGCCTTAAAATTTAAGGAAGTTTCTTATATTCAAGCTGAGGCTGTGTTGTGCGGAGCAATGAAACATGGAGTATTAGCCATGATTTCCCCAACTGAAATGACACCAGCTATATGCATCATCACCAAGGAAGATGCTGAATTGTCTATGAATTGTGCTAGACAACTAAAATCTAGGGGATCATATATAATTTGTCTAACAGACGTTCCAGATATGGTACAACACTTTGCTGACATGGTTGTCCCTGTTCCGAGTTGTGGGTTGCTAACCTCTGCATTATGCATAATACCCATACAACTCATTGCATACCACATTACATTACTCTGTGGAAGAAATCCTGACATACCTAGAGGACTTTCTAAAGCTGTAACAGTTCTTTAA
- a CDS encoding conserved hypothetical protein (encoded by transcript BEWA_051520A) encodes MTTLWRKLQVPSKLDLYKFEKVYRTGTTVPTIEQSKLSLSERIRESVQKVSFLEVCPFYQVHCFYT; translated from the exons ATGACCACCTTATGGCGTAAACTACAG GTACCAAGCAAGCTCGatttgtataaatttgaGAAGGTTTACAGAACAGGTACCACAGTTCCTACAATTGAACAAAGTAAATTATCGCTCTCTGAAAGAATTAGGGAATCTGTTCAGAAAGTATCATTCCTGGAGGTTTGTCCATTCTACCAAGTACATTGTTTTTACACGTGA